From the Castor canadensis chromosome 9, mCasCan1.hap1v2, whole genome shotgun sequence genome, one window contains:
- the LOC109678422 gene encoding LOW QUALITY PROTEIN: transmembrane protease serine 11B-like (The sequence of the model RefSeq protein was modified relative to this genomic sequence to represent the inferred CDS: inserted 1 base in 1 codon; substituted 2 bases at 2 genomic stop codons) yields the protein RPNISSQRRSWQLWMTILIFLGVMAILGVTIGLLVHFLAVGKMYYYQGGFQISGVTYKDSCENAASPATTDLSKDIKTKMLNVFQNSYIHKEYIDSQVIKFLXNISIVSWAYPNGSKVQLQLTFKFPPGKRHSMRTKIKAILHQMLTDNMASWNAIPTSIKLMEISKANSEMLVNNCCGRQLANSITAGNRIVNGKNAXEGAWPWQASLQWKGTHLCRASLISSKWLVSAAHCFAQNNNSKYLTVNFGTAVNRPYMTQKVQKIVSHENYKSPGVLHGIAXVELADEVSFTKYVRTICLPEAKMKLSENDSVVVTGWGTLHMGGPHPVILQEAFLKIIDNKNCNAPYALSDMVSDTMLCAGYMSGEADACQHDSGGPLVYADSTNIWQLVGVVSWGDGCGKKNKPGVYTRVTSYRDWIASKTGL from the exons AGACCCAACATATCTTCCCAGAGAAGATCTTGGCAACTATGGATGACGATACTTATTTTTCTTGGAGTGATGGCAATCTTGGGAGTAACTATTGGTCTCCTTGTACATTTTCTGGCAGTTG GAAAAATGTATTATTATCAAGGTGGTTTTCAGATTTCTGGAGTCACATATAAGGACAGTTGTGAAAATGCTGCTTCACCAGCTACCACAGATCTGAGCAAAGATATTAAGACTAAG atGCTAAATGTGTTTCAGAATTCTTATATACATAAAGAGTACATTGATTCCCAGGTCATTAAATTTCTGTAA AACATTTCTATCGTTTCTTGGGCTTATCCAAATGGGTCGAAGGTACAGTTGCAACTGACATTCAAGTTTCCTCCAGGAAAAAGGCATAGCATGAGGACTAAAATCAAAGCTATCTTACATCAGATGTTGACCGACAACATGGCGTCATGGAATGCAATTCCCACTTCCATTAAACTTATGG aaATCAGCAAGGCTAATTCTGAAATGCTTGTAAACAACT GTTGTGGTAGACAACTGGCCAACAGTATCACAGCTGGCAACCGAATTGTGAATGGGAAAAATGCCTAGGAAGGGGCCTGGCCATGGCAGGCCAGTCTGCAATGGAAAGGCACTCATTTATGTAGAGCTTCACTGATCAGCAGCAAGTGGCTGGTGTCTGCTGCTCACTGCTTTGCTCA gaataataattcaaaatatttgaCTGTCAACTTTGGAACTGCAGTAAATAGACCATATATGACACAAAAAGTCCAAAAGATTGTTTctcatgaaaattataaaagtcCTGGGGTTCTTCATGGTATTG CTGTGGAATTGGCTGACGAAGTGTCTTTCACAAAGTATGTTCGTACAATTTGTCTTCCTGAAGCCAAAATGAAACTCTCAGAAAATGACAGTGTTGTCGTTACAGGATGGGGAACACTTCACATGGGTG GTCCCCATCCAGTTATACTCCAAGAAGCTTTTTTGAAGATTATTGACAACAAAAACTGCAATGCCCCATATGCATTATCTGACATGGTATCTGATACAATGCTATGTGCTGGATACATGTCAGGAGAAGCCGATGCCTGCCAG CATGATTCTGGTGGACCACTAGTTTATGCAGACTCCACAAATATCTGGCAACTTGTTGGAGTAGTAAGCTGGGGAGATGGATGTGGTAAAAAGAATAAGCCAGGTGTCTATACACGAGTGACTTCTTACCGTGATTGGATTGCCTCCAAGACTGGACTCTGA